From the Aquarana catesbeiana isolate 2022-GZ linkage group LG10, ASM4218655v1, whole genome shotgun sequence genome, the window GCAGGACATCatgagatgtatttttttttttaatagaagtcgTGAGTTTGACCTCTTGGAAtctcacactatattgtcaaaagtattgggacgcctgcctttacacgcacatgaactttaatggcaccccagtcttagtccgtagggttcaatattgagttggattgccctttgcagctataacagcttcaactcttctgggaaggccgtccacaaggtttaggagtgtgtctatgggaatgtttgaccattcttccagaagagcatttgtgaggtcaggcactgatgttggacgagaaggtctggctctcagtctccactctaattcatcccaaaggtgttctatggggttgaggtcaggactctgagcaggccagtcaagttcctccacccctggctcgcggagattgcgagccaggccttctcatccaacatcagtgcctgacctcacaaatgtaggtcaggactctgtgtaggcaaGTCAAGGTTTAAAAATGTGAAATTACCTTTGCAAACGAAATCCTGAGTTACCTTTTAAACGTCATTCAAATGATATTAGAATTTtcatattaaattaaattaaaaagcgTTGTGCTTTCTAAGATAGTgttctacataccttggttgtagcgagtgattatttgagttactgttgcctttctatcatttcgaaccagtctgcccattctcctctgacctcaacaaggcattttcctccactcaactcccactcactggatattttctctttttcggaccattctctgtaaacccgaggagatggttgtgtgtggaaatcccagtagatcagcagtttttgaaatactcagatcagcccgtcTGCCATCAactacgttcaaagtcacttaaatcccctttcttccccattctgatgctcagtttgaacttcagcaagtcgtcttcacgaCGTCATGGATGCCTGAATgcgttgagttgctgccatgtgattggcttctTATCAGTTTGTGTTcgcaagcaattaaacaggtgtacttaataaagtggccggtgagtgtatatttagaCATGACAGGGCAAAAGCCTCATAGTGCagtatttttaaaagcctttttttttttatttatagatagATGCACTTGCATATAAACAAAATGTGCAGGTAGTATACCAAACAAACATCCGGCACCACTGTGCGTGATGTGATGACAGCTATAGCTTCGCCCAACGCGTTTCTCTGTAAAAGGCGTCCTCTGGTATTGGAGACTGTGCATTAAGTTTAACTCTATGAACCGATCCCCTGCTAAATCAGTCCCAAACAGGTTAGATGTCACTTTTATGTGTATCAGTTTCTTTTTCTTCCAGCTTTTTGTCCAAGAGGCAAACGAATCCATGGCCATGCATCTGTTCATCTGTTTACATACTTTTAGCTGTAATATGTCACTTCAGgtcctaaaaaaaaaactgaaaaggatacaaacttttctttttgtgtttttgttttgtttttttgggggttttttttttttgtttttttgttttgttttgttttttggcctTATATGGGTGTAATTGGATGTAAACGGACAGCGGGCATGTCATATCCATGGCCATCGGTTAGCACTTGATTTATGGTATCCATGATCTTTCCTTACATATATTTGTGTGTGGTTGACCTCCCAGGTCTCCTGCCACCCAAAAAACATACTGATTGGATAGTTTTGCTTCTGATCTAGATTTCCCCAGTGTATGTGCTAACATagcggggacattagagtgtaagcttctttgCGGCACAGACTGACCTGCATGGTTATATGTTCTCTGCAAAGGTTTCCTGTGTATATGGAATGCTACATGAATATAGGAAACAAAAAAGAAAGTTTACAGCAATCTCTTAacaagttttatgtttttttgttttataggtTGTATAAGTAACCCGGATGCAATCTGCTTGAATTCCCAAGAGTCCTCTTATACCATGGAGAAGTCAGACGAACGGACAGAAGTTGTCCTGTTGGCTACCGGCTCATTTAACCCGATCACTGTACAGCACCTGAGGCTGTTTGAACTGGCGCGGGACCATCTGCATTCCACAGGTACCCCAAAACCTAAACCGTTTACTatacagagtacctgtcacttgtCTGTGTTGCATAAAATGCTGccatgcagggccggtgctaccactaggcaaactaggcagccgcctagggcgcactgctgcctatgGGCGCCCAGCCGCTGGTTTCCTTCTGGGTCTGCAGGCTGCAGCGTGCAACTAACTCAGTCCGACCGgtgtagtgtaattagaggtgcggcccagcactagaggaagcagagccgatgcttcctgtatagtggtgccttctgtcacatgggcaaggcaaagggggtggagccaatggggctgcaaaatgaggtttcgccctagggtgtcaaaaatctttgcaccaaTCCTGCTGCCATGTGGCAAGAAAGTTTTGAAAAAGTTGTATTTAACCGGTTCCCGCCCCGTGTATAGCATAATGACGTCGGTGAGAACCTCTCGCCAATCCaggcagacgtcatatgatgtcctcccagatcgTGACCCGCGTGGCAGCAAGATCTGTCACCAGCTGcgtccaccagacacagccgatgactgatcactgtaccggcccgctgccagtaccatgtgactgctgtaaccaatcacagcaggtcacatgacagttgtatacaacggatggcttcctttcaagctgtcagggaaatggccgtggaaGTATTGGCAGTCTTGCCAGTAGAAGATATGGGCACCGTAGGCGCCATCATGTGACAGATGGATcccccctgctggcctataaagGACTGCCTCTGcctgacccaagttgctggattgtcttcagcttcctgtattCCTGAACCTCAATTTTTCATTGAGTATTATGTAAGTGGCTAATTGTCCTATATGTAATTTTGTTGATTTTCCCCAAACAGGAAACTATAAGGTAGTAAAAGGTATTATATCTCCTGTGAGCGATGGATACAAAAAGAAAGGCCTAGTCGAGGGGCCACATCGGCTGTCAATGGTCCAACTGGCGACTCAGACATCAGATTGGATAAAAGTCGACCCGTGGGAGTGTTTGAAAAAGGACTGGACTGAGACTGTAGCAGTTTTAAGGTAACCCATAAAGGCAAACCAATACCCTCTATTGTATCGAGGAACTAGAAATCACAGCATgccctaaaagtcagcagctgacaaAGCCTGCTGTGACTTTTAGTCGCTCACATCTCTCATGTCCTTATTGTGGAGACCTTTTGCATATGCCAAAGAAAgaattgttttttgctttttttttttaaataactttttatatctttttcaggCATCACCAGCAGCAGCTTGTGGGTATGAATAATGGAGGGAACCTGGATAAGAAATCTGGGTGCAGGAAGGGTAACAAAAGGAAGAGGGATAACTGCCAAGACGTCCCTGACCATAACTGTTCAGAGAGCAGAGGTAAGATGTAACAACCAAGGACTTTGTgatgctccaaaaaaaaaattgagaaatgcaaGACTCTATTAGAACTGCTGTattaaatttcagcttgagctatagAGCCCTGTAGACAGGCTTTTTACTTTCAGGCGAAATTGAGAAACACATGAACGGGAGCAGAGAGCTCAAACTGTTGTTTTAAATATGGGAATTCAAAATCTTCAACTGCTATAATTTATCTGACCTTGTGCAcgctggacgtttttacagctgctggttttggcttcagacattttttttttctctaaagttAATAAACTCCCCatcgtgttatcctatgtgtccatgcacacataggctgttatcaactgtttttgtgtgttttgtccTGACTATAAACAAAGTGAACCAATACACAGTCCTTTAGGATTAGAGAACATTACAGATGATAACgtagttgtaaaggctaaaggttttttaccttaatgtattctgtgcattaaggtaaaaaaacttttaggtgcagctcccccccatccccccaaatacttacctgggcCCAATCCCTTGCAGCTTTATAGGAGGGTGCTCGGAAAACAGGAGAAACCAGAACTGCTGGtgagggaacccagaagaggaggatctgggctgctttgtgcaaaaccattgtacagagcaggtaagtatgacctgtttatttattaaaaatatatatatacacacacacacacacacacacacacacacacacctgtgatCCAACATTTCCGGACACCTGTCAAAAACCTGCCTGTAcccgctcccctctcccccccccccccccccccccaggaaagatgccaaatgtggcaccagaggggtggAAGAATCAGCTAAGCGATAGTTTCACTTTTGGGTAaaactccactttaacctctttccagccagtgtcatcagtacagtgacagtgcatatttttagcactgatcactgtattagtttcacagGTTCCCAAAAAGCGCCAGTCAGTGtccgaatgtccgccgcaatattgcagtcccgctaaaagtcactaatcgccaccattactagtaaaaaattatatatataaattatatattctCCCAtatgtagacgctttaacttttgtgaaaaccaatcaatatacactttttggaattttttttttttttaccaaaaatatgtagcagaatacatatttatgaagaaatttttcatatttttttttattggctgttttatagcagaaagtaaaaaatattattgttttatattatttctttttttttcaaaattgttggtctttttttggtcataatgcaaaaaataaacgcagaggtgatccaataccaccaaaagaaagttctacttgtatgaaaaaaaggacataaattttatttaggtacagcattgcatgtccgtgcaattgtcagttaaaataacttggtgccgtatcgcaaaaaatggtctggtcatgaaagggggggggggggtaaatcttccggaggtcaggtGGTTAATGCTTCCTTTCGACAGCAGCACATACTCCCTTTTTCTTCACTCCCCCatcactctgcagcttccaggaggaaAGGAAATACCTGACACATCTGGGTAGTGAGGAACATGTGACATTACGCCCCTTCTTCTTATGTCATAGTGCTGGTCTTCACTCATTGGCCTAGCACTGTCATTTAGGAGCCCGATGGAGAGTTCTCAGCGCTATGTATGCTCCAACTTAAGTGTCCTCGCTCGCCTCCTCCCCACTGTGATCCATTCAGCTACAAGGAGCGTGTATTGCTGGGCGGGGGTTATTAAAGAGTTAGTTCAGCtttttacaaaaaatgaaaaagtgtcaaCTAACCCCCCACCCCTCTGATCCATGCTGCATTTTTCTTATAAGATCCCCATCTTCCATCGCCCTCTCCATCTGGATAATGATCCATCACTTTAGGATATCAGTGCACAGCCCTGGAGACTGTGTAAGGGCATAATCTGAGCAATGGCGAGCGCTCATTGGTCAGCGCTAGCCACATGACCACGCTGACcgctgaatctttttttttttttttttttttttttattattcattttttatttttggcgacATCGTCACGAAAGATATGAGCCTCAAAAGGAGGGCAGGGGAAGATGAGGATCACATAAGGTACATGCAGCAGAGACCAGAGGGGTGGAGAGGGAGTTTTGAGTTCACCTTGGTGTCATTTGTGAAAagtgaattaaagtgttactaaacccaggactctgcattcactatatctggtctcccacagtacacagaacatggaaatgcagttattttagtaaatataaactgctaaatactttttctctttagtagtatatagcagtcttgtgacttctatcagtgtctggccaagcactggttaaagcttgtatcgTGTTAccatgaaaataagccctacccccgaaaataagacctagcgttattttccatgAAGGCTGcattataagccctaccccgaaaataagccctagtttaaaatccTATaacccactctattacagtagtatataatgtacaatgtgtgtttctgtaatataattgtgccaaatacctttgttacagcgccgctcagctgacctcccgctgctctcctacctcttctcccagctgtcagcggaggatctctgctccccaccccccacccctgcgGTGCTCAGAGCGGGAAAGAGAGCTCCGGTGCGTCACGGAAGCGCATAGAGGCGCTAtaacaaaggtatttggcacaattatattacagaaacacacacactgtacattatatactactgtaatagagtggattataggattttgcaaaccttttcacactggggattcctgacaggcagggagggagagggggagaggagacggtacattacatggtaagacctaccctgaaaatgagccctactgtgtcttttgttgccaaaattaatacaagacccgggcttatttttgggAAAATGCgttaggaggaattttcattctcctctgactgtcctatgatgctgcacgacccctgaccctctgtctggacagtgctgatttggccctgtgccgatcacatgcaaccttccaagaaaaaaaaatctctagcaatacacaccaaactgagcatgtgcagagtgcccccaaggctctgtactatcaggagatggcttggggactgtggaagaaggggaggatcagagaagacaggatcaaacagcctttttacaccatgcagaggattaaccccttaggttccacagtgagtataacaagcatgcgttactgcatatacagactgattttactgttgtgggtttagcaacactttaagtccTGCAGTTTTACCGGCTCCATTCCTGTACTGAAattattctgatttcactgcatactgtgagcttctcacaatgtgtcTTAGAATATaattgttttctcttttttgaCAAATCCAGTCCCTTCagcctagatcagtgtttctcaactccagtcctcaaggcgccccaatgggtcatgttttcaggatctccctcagatgaaacggctgtggtaattactaaggccgtgaaactgatcaaatcacacctgttcaaaataatggaaagtctgaaaacatgacctgttggggcgccttgaggactggcgttAAGAAATACTGGCCTAGAATGCTACTAGTTGTGGGTTTAGCAACGCTTTAATCTTTTTTTAAAGAGAACCTGGTTGCTTGTTTTGCATGGACAGAACAAAGGTTTGCTTTAGTTTTCAGGAATGCTGATTCATTACACaaaggaggagatttactaaaaccggtacacaccaaatctggtgcagctgacttcagcttgtttaatcattttattttttttttttaacctccactTACCTGGTTGCAGGTCCTGCACATTTAAGGTACTCACCCGCCCGGCAGATCCAGCGTTGATCTACCTCTTCTCTGCACAACTCCCCCAGGGTCCCAGGCCACCGTATTTTTCTGTGACTTCTGCTGGCGCTTCTGGGTTAAGCCAGCGGCTTCACTGATAATGCgctgcctggccccgccccctcctctattcCCAATGAaggactatgcctcctgggatatgagaCGTACATATCCCAGGAGGTGATGCGGGCAAAGTTCACGTCATTCgcctagagcagggatctgcaattagcggacctcccagctgttgcaaaactacaagtcccatcatgcctctgcctctgggtgttatgcttgtggctgtcagagtcttgctatgcctcatgggacttgtagttctgcaacagctggaggtccttcaattgcatatccctggcctagaggATTGACATGCATGGGAGGGCAGGCCAGCCCTTTTTTacagaaaaattaataaataaataaataaaggacaaacaaaaaaaaactattttctcttTCTGCAGCGGAGGAGGGGTGGGTGGGAGgagggtgaagttccacttcaacaataaaacctggaagctgattagtttgaatgctcagttgcaccagattttgcactctaccattttagtaaatcccccccccccccccccccaaaaaatgtccatctggccaaaatgagaattttttgcttagaataaagatcacgattctcttacgattctcgcggcgtaacatcatctttcacattatgcaaaaaaattgggctaactttactgtttagtttttttttctaaatcattaaagtgtatttttttttccaaaaaattgcatttgaaagaccgctgtgcaaatacggtgtgacataaaatattgcaacaaccaccatttcgttctccagggtctctgctaaaaaaaaaatatatatatataatgtttttcgggttctaagtaattttctagcaaaaaataatgatttttaacttgaaaccaacaagtgtcagaaaaaaggtttagtctttaagtggttaaacttccctcatttacagaccgaagttcattccgtTGATCTAAGGACAAaacattacaatgtttatagttctgcgtctgttttttttttttttttttgttttttttgttttgttttgttttttgtttttttgttttttgtttttttttttttgttttgttctgttttttgacagctgtcggcttcagcagagaattctctgcatagaaagaatcgggaaaatgctttgtcaaGATTGCAAAGGGGAAAATAATTGCgataacgattaatcatgcagctctaacgtCACTAGTTTCTGGTGAACCGGCCGGTTACTCCAGCCTTCTAATGGTGCTATATACAAAATAGCTGCATTAGTTGTGTCTTGTGGTATCACTAGTTTCCAGCGGGAATAATTATTAACCATATCACTTTTTTaccatcttatatatttttttttttttttttgtgttgtgtcttcCAGCTGTCCCTCAGGTGAAGCTGCTGTGTGGGGCGGACATGTTGGAATCGCTTGGAACCCCCAACCTGTGGAAGCCTGAACACATAGTGGAGATTGTGTCTTCTTTTGGTCTGGTCTGTATCACCAGGATAGGGAGTGACGCGCAGAAGTTCATCTACGAGTCGGACGTCCTCTGGAAGTACAGGCACAATATTCATTTGGTGCAAGAGTGGATCACCAATGACATCTCTTCCACCAAAGTCCGGCGGGCCTTACGGAGAGGAATGAGTGTCCGGTATCTTTTGCCTGACCTAGTATTGGACTATATCAAAAACCACGACTTGTATAGCGAGGAGAGTGAGGAGAAAAACTCGGGCCTTATTCTAGAGCCCCTGGTGAGGAACACCAAGGACCTTCAATAATAATCCTTTTATGTCTTCTTTTCGAAGACTGTTACAAAGTTGAAACTGAGTTACAGATTAGGCTCTTTGCACATTTCTGCAGTTGTGTAGTTTACACTAATCTGAGCTCTTTAATTAGACACTTAATGATATGCTTGGCCAACAGACCTGCAGCCCTTTAATTTGAAGTAAAAGCGGAAAAAATGGGATTCCAGTCTAGTTTTGTAAGCCAAGCCCTCACCAACGTGACTTTCAGACCCCAGCTAATTAAGGCTGGCTGAGATtcaaaaccatgtatgggcaggctgaatttaccaagttgattgatcgatcaacttgggtgcaaccaaccTGCCAGATCTTGCAactggtatagccgctagcaataatcactgccgggagaatacaatgactcggcaggagggattcccctatcaacactgtctgtgttgatgggggaatcaagcaaattttgggttgcaggaaataaatctgcactgtgtatggccggcttaactgTCATTCTTTTTGTATTGTGTCCCATCTTATTTTTCACAGTTCATTTTCATTGAGTTCCCACCTGATTATCTAGGTACTACCACACATTGTAAGATGATTCTATGCGGTACATTTTCCATGCAAGGCACAAGGAGCCTGCAATGGCCGGAATCAGGAATACCCATCCTGCACATTCAAATGGTACAACAGTTGGTGTTCCCAAGACACAAGATTACTAGTAagacttttgtttaaaaaaaaaaaaaaaatagatttttattgaagggaTTTTCTTAACAATACAGATTGACATTGTCACGATAATTATTGTGACTAACTTCTTTGCAATAGTTCTTAAGAATATTCTTATACAAATACAGTAATTGATAGTCTGTACCAGCCTACCCCTATTGGGTTCAAACTGTAGGCATGGATAGGCCATCAATTGCGTTAATTAgttgaaaacagaaaattgtaaggaaaacataaagaaaaaaaaaatatatatatatctagatatatatatatctagatatatatatatatagagatagagatagagatagagatctctatatctctatatatatatatatttaaattgacTGAACAAAACTTGTTGCATAGGTTAATAAAGTGGGTCCAGGATACTGGTAAGACTTTTAAAACCtaagctgtgcatagaaaccaattcgcttccaggttttattgccaaaacttgaagtgtttgtaaaggattttttttttttaaatgacaaacatgtgatacctgctctgtgcaatggttttgcacagagcaggcccaatcctcctcttctcgggtcccctcaCTGGGGCTCTGTACCCCCGcctttgctgagtgcccccatagcaagccgtttgctgtGGGGGCATGCTTGCTGCTGAGCCGGCTCCCTGTGTCCATAAGACGCAGAGAGTGctactcagccccgcccccagctccttcctcactggctgtaagtgacagcagcgggagccaatggggttgattttactaaaactggggcatgcaaaatctggtgcagctctgcagagaaaccaattggcttccaggttttttttgtcaaagcttaaagtgttactaaacccaggatgcctgcattcactatatctggtctcccacaatacacagaacatggaaatgccttattttagtaaatatatactgctaaactaccttttttcatcagcagtatatagcagtcttatgacttctatcagtgtctgtttaaaacttgtaggaggagttttcattctcttttgactgtcctatgaggctgcaggacccctgaccttctgtctgcacagtgctgattggccctgtgctgatcacatgcatcctcccaagggaaaaaaaaaactctctagctatacacaccaaactgagcatgtgcagagtgactccaaaggctctgtcttatcaggagatataTTGGAGACAGTGAAAGGAGGgggtctgtgcatacaggatcaaactggtttcttttttttttt encodes:
- the LOC141111337 gene encoding nicotinamide/nicotinic acid mononucleotide adenylyltransferase 1-like isoform X2 — its product is MDSTLMMISLLLQGCISNPDAICLNSQESSYTMEKSDERTEVVLLATGSFNPITVQHLRLFELARDHLHSTGNYKVVKGIISPVSDGYKKKGLVEGPHRLSMVQLATQTSDWIKVDPWECLKKDWTETVAVLRHHQQQLVGMNNGGNLDKKSGCRKGNKRKRDNCQDVPDHNCSESRAVPQVKLLCGADMLESLGTPNLWKPEHIVEIVSSFGLVCITRIGSDAQKFIYESDVLWKYRHNIHLVQEWITNDISSTKVRRALRRGMSVRYLLPDLVLDYIKNHDLYSEESEEKNSGLILEPLVRNTKDLQ
- the LOC141111337 gene encoding nicotinamide/nicotinic acid mononucleotide adenylyltransferase 1-like isoform X1, whose amino-acid sequence is MFSMICPLYVGTLGFSGIARALCPGVRKYGPRCDLSVYSGLSSRQGGHQTRGFVMSCNDDHVWSEAPGATSDRGCISNPDAICLNSQESSYTMEKSDERTEVVLLATGSFNPITVQHLRLFELARDHLHSTGNYKVVKGIISPVSDGYKKKGLVEGPHRLSMVQLATQTSDWIKVDPWECLKKDWTETVAVLRHHQQQLVGMNNGGNLDKKSGCRKGNKRKRDNCQDVPDHNCSESRAVPQVKLLCGADMLESLGTPNLWKPEHIVEIVSSFGLVCITRIGSDAQKFIYESDVLWKYRHNIHLVQEWITNDISSTKVRRALRRGMSVRYLLPDLVLDYIKNHDLYSEESEEKNSGLILEPLVRNTKDLQ
- the LOC141111337 gene encoding nicotinamide/nicotinic acid mononucleotide adenylyltransferase 1-like isoform X3, with the protein product MEKSDERTEVVLLATGSFNPITVQHLRLFELARDHLHSTGNYKVVKGIISPVSDGYKKKGLVEGPHRLSMVQLATQTSDWIKVDPWECLKKDWTETVAVLRHHQQQLVGMNNGGNLDKKSGCRKGNKRKRDNCQDVPDHNCSESRAVPQVKLLCGADMLESLGTPNLWKPEHIVEIVSSFGLVCITRIGSDAQKFIYESDVLWKYRHNIHLVQEWITNDISSTKVRRALRRGMSVRYLLPDLVLDYIKNHDLYSEESEEKNSGLILEPLVRNTKDLQ